A genomic region of Paenibacillus sp. PL2-23 contains the following coding sequences:
- a CDS encoding S1 domain-containing RNA-binding protein, with protein sequence MAIEVGAKLEGKVTGITHFGAFVDLSGGVTGLVHISEIADNYVKDVKDHLKIDDIVKVKVINVDKDGKIGLSIKQAIDRPEGHQPPPQRERTGTGAGGFGGGGERFNRGGQDRGGRPFNKQSGGRPAYGKPSFEDKMSRFLKDSEERISSLKKNTEGKRGGRGAKRV encoded by the coding sequence ATGGCAATTGAAGTGGGCGCCAAGTTAGAAGGAAAAGTGACGGGCATTACGCATTTCGGGGCATTTGTCGACTTGTCGGGAGGTGTCACGGGTCTTGTTCACATTTCTGAGATCGCCGATAACTACGTCAAGGACGTGAAGGATCACCTGAAGATCGACGACATCGTCAAGGTCAAAGTGATCAACGTGGACAAGGACGGGAAGATCGGACTCTCCATCAAGCAAGCCATTGATCGGCCGGAAGGCCATCAGCCACCACCGCAACGCGAGCGCACAGGTACAGGCGCAGGCGGATTCGGAGGCGGCGGTGAACGTTTCAACCGCGGAGGCCAGGACCGAGGCGGACGTCCCTTCAACAAGCAATCGGGTGGCAGACCGGCTTACGGCAAACCGTCATTCGAGGATAAAATGTCACGCTTCTTGAAAGACAGCGAAGAACGTATTTCTTCCCTTAAGAAGAATACGGAGGGCAAAC